A single genomic interval of Juglans regia cultivar Chandler chromosome 1, Walnut 2.0, whole genome shotgun sequence harbors:
- the LOC109006336 gene encoding agamous-like MADS-box protein AGL11 isoform X1 — protein MVLCEFIPTLALRVRGIRKTPCCTLESCVKKCCKMGRGKIEIKRIENTTNRQVTFCKRRNGLLKKAYELSVLCDAEVALIVFSSRGRLYEYSNNNIKSTIEKYKKACSDGSGTSSMAEVNAQYYQQESAKLRQQIQMLQNSNRHLMGDALSSLSVKELKQLENRLERGITRIRSKKHEMLLTDIEYLQKKEIELENENICLRTKIAEVERLQQANMNISGSELNAIQALSRNFFSPIIVEGSSTYAQPDQKILRLG, from the exons ATGGTTTTGTGTGAGTTCATTCCG ACTCTGGCTTTGAGGGTCCGTGGGATTCGGAAAACTCCTTGCTGCACCCTAGAGAG TTGTGTTAAGAAGTGCTGCAAGATGGGTAGAGGAAAGATTGAGATCAAGAGGATCGAGAACACCACCAATCGTCAAGTCACCTTCTGCAAGCGGAGAAATGGACTCTTGAAGAAAGCTTATGAATTATCAGTCTTATGTGATGCAGAAGTAGCACTCATCGTCTTTTCCAGTCGTGGACGCCTCTATGAGTACTCAAACAACAA CATAAAATCTACTATAGAGAAGTACAAGAAGGCATGCTCGGACGGCTCAGGCACGAGCTCTATGGCCGAAGTAAATGCTCAG TATTATCAGCAAGAATCAGCAAAGCTGCGGCAACAAATACAAATGCTACAGAATTCTAACAG GCACTTAATGGGTGATGCCTTGAGTTCTCTGAGTGTCAAGGAGCTAAAGCAATTGGAGAACAGGCTTGAACGAGGAATCACCAGAATCAGGTCCAAGAAG CACGAAATGTTGCTGACTGATATCGAGTATTTGCAGAAGAAG GAGATTGAgctggaaaatgaaaatatttgtcTTCGAACAAAG ATAGCAGAAGTTGAAAGGCTTCAGCAAGCAAACATGAACATTTCTGGATCGGAACTCAATGCAATCCAGGCATTATCTCGCAATTTCTTTAGCCCCATTATTGTCGAGGGTAGCAGCACCTACGCGCAGCCCGACCAGAAGATACTCCGTCTTGG GTAA
- the LOC109006336 gene encoding agamous-like MADS-box protein AGL11 isoform X2 yields MGRGKIEIKRIENTTNRQVTFCKRRNGLLKKAYELSVLCDAEVALIVFSSRGRLYEYSNNNIKSTIEKYKKACSDGSGTSSMAEVNAQYYQQESAKLRQQIQMLQNSNRHLMGDALSSLSVKELKQLENRLERGITRIRSKKHEMLLTDIEYLQKKEIELENENICLRTKIAEVERLQQANMNISGSELNAIQALSRNFFSPIIVEGSSTYAQPDQKILRLG; encoded by the exons ATGGGTAGAGGAAAGATTGAGATCAAGAGGATCGAGAACACCACCAATCGTCAAGTCACCTTCTGCAAGCGGAGAAATGGACTCTTGAAGAAAGCTTATGAATTATCAGTCTTATGTGATGCAGAAGTAGCACTCATCGTCTTTTCCAGTCGTGGACGCCTCTATGAGTACTCAAACAACAA CATAAAATCTACTATAGAGAAGTACAAGAAGGCATGCTCGGACGGCTCAGGCACGAGCTCTATGGCCGAAGTAAATGCTCAG TATTATCAGCAAGAATCAGCAAAGCTGCGGCAACAAATACAAATGCTACAGAATTCTAACAG GCACTTAATGGGTGATGCCTTGAGTTCTCTGAGTGTCAAGGAGCTAAAGCAATTGGAGAACAGGCTTGAACGAGGAATCACCAGAATCAGGTCCAAGAAG CACGAAATGTTGCTGACTGATATCGAGTATTTGCAGAAGAAG GAGATTGAgctggaaaatgaaaatatttgtcTTCGAACAAAG ATAGCAGAAGTTGAAAGGCTTCAGCAAGCAAACATGAACATTTCTGGATCGGAACTCAATGCAATCCAGGCATTATCTCGCAATTTCTTTAGCCCCATTATTGTCGAGGGTAGCAGCACCTACGCGCAGCCCGACCAGAAGATACTCCGTCTTGG GTAA
- the LOC109006335 gene encoding immune-associated nucleotide-binding protein 9-like, whose amino-acid sequence MGGSMIDDDWELTSPSNGVRTVVLVGRTGNGKSATGNSIVGRKAFKSKASSAGVTSTCEMQRTVLRDGQIINVIDTPGLFDFSAGSEFVGREIVKCIDLAKDGIHAVLIVFSVRTRFSQEEEAAIRSLQTLFGSRIVDYMIVVFTGGDELEDNEETLDDYLGRECPEPLKEFIVLCKNRLVLFDNKTKDESKRVEQVQQLLSHVNLVIARNGGQPYTDELFAELKEGAIKLRSQQEHVDSLKGYTKREISAFKDQIEFSYEQQLKRITEMVELKLRETTTRLEQQLAEEQAARLRAEELAHLAQMKSNDEIRMLREHLEKAEEELRKRSENRCAIL is encoded by the exons ATGGGTGGAAGTATGATAGATGATGACTGGGAGCTTACTTCTCCATCCAATGGGGTCCGTACGGTGGTTTTAGTTGGACGTACTGGGAATGGAAAAAGTGCAACTGGGAACAGCATTGTTGGAAGAAAGGCCTTCAAGTCGAAGGCGAGCTCTGCTGGTGTTACAAGCACTTGTGAAATGCAGAGAACTGTACTGAGGGATGGGCAGATTATAAATGTCATTGACACTCCTG gtttatttgatttttctgcTGGATCTGAATTTGTTGGCAGAGAAATTGTGAAATGCATTGACTTGGCGAAGGATGGGATCCATGCAGTTCTTATAGTTTTTTCAGTTAGGACCCGCTTTTCACAAGAAGAGGAAGCTGCAATTCGTAGCTTGCAGACATTGTTTGGCAGCAGAATTGTTGACTACATGATTGTAGTCTTCACTGGGGGGGATGAGCTTGAAGATAATGAAGAGACTTTGGACGATTATTTGGGTCGCGAGTGCCCAGAGCCTTTGAAg GAATTCATTGTCTTGTGTAAAAATCGGCTTGTGCTTTTTGACAACAAGACTAAGGATGAAAGCAAGAGGGTTGAACAGGTTCAGCAGCTTCTCTCCCATGTAAACCTGGTCATAGCACGGAATGGTGGTCAGCCATACACGGATGAGTTATTTGCTGAACTGaag GAGGGTGCAATCAAACTCCGCAGTCAACAAGAGCATGTTGATTCCCTGAAAGGTTACACTAAACGAGAAATATCCGCGTTCAAAGATCAGATAGAGTTTTCATATGAGCAGCAGCTCAAGCGAATTACTGAGATG GTTGAGTTGAAGCTGAGGGAGACAACTACTAGGCTCGAACAACAATTGGCAGAAGAGCAAGCTGCACGACTGAGAGCTGAAGAGCTAGCACATTTAGCTCAGATGAAATCTAATGATGAAATTCGTATGCTCAGAGAGCATTTAGAAAAAGCAGAGGAGGAGCTTCGTAAGCGCAGTGAAAATCGGTGTGCCATTCTATGA
- the LOC109006217 gene encoding regulator of nonsense transcripts UPF3-like isoform X2, with translation MKDPSVRNKVVIRHLPPSLTQPDLFIPIDEKFSGRYNWFSFRPGKNSQKHQRYSRAYIDFKKPGDVFEFAEYFDGHVFVNEKGAQYKIVVEYAPSQRVSKPSSKKDSREGTIYKDPDYLEFLKAIAKPAEHLPSAEIQLERREAEQAGSAKETPVVTPLMEYVRQKRAAESGAQGSSVVGKIRRRSRVATSGKPVSSTTKRGSEKKYILKEGAKITPKKDKSTFTVVARREDQPLTSSGKKMSENVTDSGKKILLLKGKERGGVTSVAGNSSASTAPKENQHREGGERMIKSILLNNESRQSQSSTAVQPQQKFQILSSGSGKRPPRAIGARLGSNGLVSQGEPNSFGSEGDTKRTREDKFTKKIMQGLGTVSEKQEKRTRNRDRPDRGVWTPLHRSDVSHASDDHLSSPVSQPTQSLADSVEASYGEMKDVPYGSKTAEVTAPTSGRSHRRVDRRGAVHVMKDDGSLNSSEGKSSRRGSVSGHGALEKQVWVQKSSSGP, from the exons ATGAAAGACCCCTCCGTAAGGAACAAGGTGGTGATTCGGCACCTGCCACCGTCTCTCACTCAGCCCGATCTTTTCATTCCGATTGACGAGAAATTCTCCGGCCGATACAACTGGTTTTCTTTCCGTCCCGGCAAAAACAG CCAAAAGCATCAGAGATATTCTCGAGCCTACATAGATTTCAAGAAGCCTGGAGATGTTTTCGAGTTTGCCGAGTATTTTGATGGACACGTGTTTGTTAATGAGAAGG GTGCTCAGTATAAGATTGTAGTTGAATATGCTCCTTCACAGCGTGTTTCAAAACCATCTAGTAAGAAGGACAGTCGTGAAGGAACCATATATAAAG ATCCTGATTACTTAGAGTTCCTCAAAGCCATTGCAAAGCCAGCTGAGCATCTTCCTAGTGCAGAAATACAGTTGGAAAGAAGAGAAGCAGAACAAGCTG GCTCTGCAAAGGAAACTCCCGTTGTTACCCCACTTATGGAATATGTTCGTCAGAAACGAGCTGCCGAGAGTGGAGCCCAG GGTTCATCAGTTGTTGGGAAGATTAGGAGAAGATCTAGGGTTGCAACCTCAGGCAAACCTGTCTCATCTACTACCAAACGAGGCTCTGAAAAGAAG TATATACTGAAGGAAGGTGCAAAAATTACTCCTAAAAAAGACAAGTCAACTTTCACTGTAGTAGCCAGGCGAGAGGATCAACCGCTTACTTCTAGTGGGAAGAAAATGTCTGAAAATGTAACAG ATTCTGGAAAGAAGATTCTGcttctaaaaggaaaagaacgaGGA GGTGTGACATCAGTTGCTGGAAATTCTTCTGCTTCAACTGCTCCAAAAGAGAATCAGCATCGTGAGGGTGGTGAGAGGATGATCAAAAGCatacttttaaataatgaatCTCGTCAAAGTCAATCTTCAACAGCAGTCCAGCCTCAGCAGAAATTTCAGATCTTGAGCTCAGGAAGTGGCAAGCGACCACCACGAGCCATCGGTGCACGCTTGGGATCTAATGGTCTTGTCTCTCAAGGTGAACCGAACTCATTTGGTTCTGAAGGGGATACAAAACGGACTCGAGAagataaatttacaaaaaagatCATGCAAGGTTTGGGTACTGTCAGTGAGAAGCAAGAAAAACGCACAAGAAACAGGGATAGACCTGATCGTGGTGTTTGGACTCCTCTCCATCGATCTGATGTATCACATGCTAGTGATGATCACTTGTCATCCCCTGTTTCACAGCCCACTCAATCACTGGCTGATTCAGTTGAAG CTTCTTATGGAGAAATGAAAGATGTGCCCTATGGAAGCAAGACTGCAGAGGTTACAGCCCCCACAAGTGGAC GTTCTCATAGGCGTGTTGATCGCCGTGGAGCTGTCCATGTAATGAAGGATGATGGCTCTCTAAATTCGAGTGAGGGGAAATCTTCCAGGAGAGGAAGTGTTAGTGGCCATGGTGCTCTTGAG AAGCAAGTGTGGGTCCAGAAGTCATCTTCAGGTCCTTAG
- the LOC109006217 gene encoding regulator of nonsense transcripts UPF3-like isoform X1, with product MKDPSVRNKVVIRHLPPSLTQPDLFIPIDEKFSGRYNWFSFRPGKNSQKHQRYSRAYIDFKKPGDVFEFAEYFDGHVFVNEKGAQYKIVVEYAPSQRVSKPSSKKDSREGTIYKDPDYLEFLKAIAKPAEHLPSAEIQLERREAEQAGSAKETPVVTPLMEYVRQKRAAESGAQGSSVVGKIRRRSRVATSGKPVSSTTKRGSEKKYILKEGAKITPKKDKSTFTVVARREDQPLTSSGKKMSENVTDSGKKILLLKGKERGVSRGVTSVAGNSSASTAPKENQHREGGERMIKSILLNNESRQSQSSTAVQPQQKFQILSSGSGKRPPRAIGARLGSNGLVSQGEPNSFGSEGDTKRTREDKFTKKIMQGLGTVSEKQEKRTRNRDRPDRGVWTPLHRSDVSHASDDHLSSPVSQPTQSLADSVEASYGEMKDVPYGSKTAEVTAPTSGRSHRRVDRRGAVHVMKDDGSLNSSEGKSSRRGSVSGHGALEKQVWVQKSSSGP from the exons ATGAAAGACCCCTCCGTAAGGAACAAGGTGGTGATTCGGCACCTGCCACCGTCTCTCACTCAGCCCGATCTTTTCATTCCGATTGACGAGAAATTCTCCGGCCGATACAACTGGTTTTCTTTCCGTCCCGGCAAAAACAG CCAAAAGCATCAGAGATATTCTCGAGCCTACATAGATTTCAAGAAGCCTGGAGATGTTTTCGAGTTTGCCGAGTATTTTGATGGACACGTGTTTGTTAATGAGAAGG GTGCTCAGTATAAGATTGTAGTTGAATATGCTCCTTCACAGCGTGTTTCAAAACCATCTAGTAAGAAGGACAGTCGTGAAGGAACCATATATAAAG ATCCTGATTACTTAGAGTTCCTCAAAGCCATTGCAAAGCCAGCTGAGCATCTTCCTAGTGCAGAAATACAGTTGGAAAGAAGAGAAGCAGAACAAGCTG GCTCTGCAAAGGAAACTCCCGTTGTTACCCCACTTATGGAATATGTTCGTCAGAAACGAGCTGCCGAGAGTGGAGCCCAG GGTTCATCAGTTGTTGGGAAGATTAGGAGAAGATCTAGGGTTGCAACCTCAGGCAAACCTGTCTCATCTACTACCAAACGAGGCTCTGAAAAGAAG TATATACTGAAGGAAGGTGCAAAAATTACTCCTAAAAAAGACAAGTCAACTTTCACTGTAGTAGCCAGGCGAGAGGATCAACCGCTTACTTCTAGTGGGAAGAAAATGTCTGAAAATGTAACAG ATTCTGGAAAGAAGATTCTGcttctaaaaggaaaagaacgaGGAGTAAGTCGA GGTGTGACATCAGTTGCTGGAAATTCTTCTGCTTCAACTGCTCCAAAAGAGAATCAGCATCGTGAGGGTGGTGAGAGGATGATCAAAAGCatacttttaaataatgaatCTCGTCAAAGTCAATCTTCAACAGCAGTCCAGCCTCAGCAGAAATTTCAGATCTTGAGCTCAGGAAGTGGCAAGCGACCACCACGAGCCATCGGTGCACGCTTGGGATCTAATGGTCTTGTCTCTCAAGGTGAACCGAACTCATTTGGTTCTGAAGGGGATACAAAACGGACTCGAGAagataaatttacaaaaaagatCATGCAAGGTTTGGGTACTGTCAGTGAGAAGCAAGAAAAACGCACAAGAAACAGGGATAGACCTGATCGTGGTGTTTGGACTCCTCTCCATCGATCTGATGTATCACATGCTAGTGATGATCACTTGTCATCCCCTGTTTCACAGCCCACTCAATCACTGGCTGATTCAGTTGAAG CTTCTTATGGAGAAATGAAAGATGTGCCCTATGGAAGCAAGACTGCAGAGGTTACAGCCCCCACAAGTGGAC GTTCTCATAGGCGTGTTGATCGCCGTGGAGCTGTCCATGTAATGAAGGATGATGGCTCTCTAAATTCGAGTGAGGGGAAATCTTCCAGGAGAGGAAGTGTTAGTGGCCATGGTGCTCTTGAG AAGCAAGTGTGGGTCCAGAAGTCATCTTCAGGTCCTTAG
- the LOC109006334 gene encoding putative methylesterase 14, chloroplastic, whose translation MGNRFICMTKKEVKENGSRSKRMGRSQRKLLAEEEFLHKQALSMALHQHQLSQRFEGSMSRRIGSTSSRRRNLPDDPISNEKQAPDFLERMITKKFILIHGEGFGAWCWYKTIALLEESGLLTTALDLTGSGIDLTDTNSIATLAEYSKPLIDYLQGLPEDEKVILVGHSNGGACISYALEHFPLKISKAIFLCATMVSNGQRPFDVFAEELGSAERFMQESKFLIHGNGEDKPPTGFMFEKEQMKGLYFNQSPTKDVALAMVSMRPIPLGPIMEKVSLTPEKYGTGRRFYIQTLDDRALSPDVQEKLVRDNPPEGVFKIKGSDHSPFFSKPQSLHKILVEIAQIP comes from the exons ATGGGTAATCGGTTTATTTGCATGACAAAGAAGGAGGTCAAAGAAAATGGCTCCAGGAGCAAGAGAATGGGACGGTCTCAAAGGAAACTGCTGGCTGAGGAGGAGTTCTTGCACAAGCAGGCTTTATCTATGGCTCTCCATCAGCACCAGTTGTCTCAGAGGTTCGAAGGATCCATGTCGCGGCGAATCGGGTCGACGAGCTCTAGGAGACGCAATCTCCCTGACGACCCAATCTCTAATGAAAAGCAG GCACCGGATTTTCTGGAAAGGatgataacaaaaaaatttattctaatacATGGGGAAGGCTTTGGAGCATGGTGTTGGTACAAAACCATTGCTCTGCTAGAGGAGTCGGGATTGCTTACCACTGCCCTTGATCTTACGGGATCCGGTATTGATCTGACGGATACAAATAGCATCGCTACACTGGCGGAGTATTCAAAGCCATTGATTGATTATCTACAGGGCCTTCCCGAGGATGAAAAG GTCATTCTGGTTGGTCACAGCAATGGAGGTGCATGCATATCTTATGCATTGGAACATTTTCCACTGAAGATATCAAAAGCAATTTTCCTTTGTGCCACAATGGTATCTAATGGCCAGAGGCCTTTTGATGTGTTTGCTGAAGAG CTTGGTTCTGCAGAACGCTTTATGCAAGAATCAAAATTTTTGATTCATGGGAATGGAGAAGACAAACCTCCTACAGGATTCATGTTTGAGAAAGAGCAAATGAAAGGACTATATTTCAATCAGTCCCCGACGAAG GATGTTGCTTTGGCCATGGTATCCATGAGACCCATCCCGCTAGGTCCAATCATGGAGAAAGTATCATTAACACCGGAAAAGTATGGAACTGGCCGGCGATTCTACATTCAGACATTGGATGATCGAGCACTTTCACCTGATGTCCAAGAGAAGCTAGTGAGGGATAACCCACCCGAAGGAGTTTTCAAGATCAAAGGCAGTGACCACTCACCCTTCTTCTCAAAGCCACAATCGCTGcacaaaattttggttgaaaTCGCTCAAATTCCATAG